A window of the Alnus glutinosa chromosome 4, dhAlnGlut1.1, whole genome shotgun sequence genome harbors these coding sequences:
- the LOC133867002 gene encoding outer envelope pore protein 16, chloroplastic-like — translation MLLQLKKTCEEGAYWGTVAGVYVGMEYGVKRIRGTRDWKNAMICGAVTGAMVSAASNNNKDKIVVDAITGGAIVTAAEFLNYLT, via the exons ATGTTATTGCAACTGAAGAAGACGTGTGAAGAAGGCGCTTATTGGG GAACTGTGGCCGGAGTTTATGTGGGAATGGAGTATGGAGTAAAGAGGATTCGTGGCACCAGAGACTGG AAGAATGCCATGATTTGCGGTGCGGTGACAGGTGCTATGGTATCTGCAGCCAGCAACAATAACAAAGACAAAATTGTGGTGGATGCCATTACGGGTGGTGCAATTGTAACTGCAGCGGAGTTCCTCAACTATCTCACCTGA